The genomic region GCTAACGCACCTGCTTGTGATTCAACACAAACTTCAAATCCTAATTTTAGAAGCTGTTCTACCGATTTCGGCGAAGCAGCGACTCGCGTTTCACCTGCGAGTGTTTCTCTTGGTACACCAATTTGCATAGCTATTCCTTGACTATTGGCACAATGACTTATTCGTTTGTATCTAACGACAACTAATACTTCAAGCGTTTTGTTCAAAGAACAGGAAAAGTTATTACTTATAACAATTTGGATGGATTTTGAGCGCTTCATTTGAAGAAATGTCGAGCCTCTCGAACAAAGAGGTCAAACCACTTGAAAATAATCCTTTAAATAACAACCTTCTAGCTGTTCTTTATCCCTAAAACTAAAAAGAGCTTTCAGCATATACACTGAAAGCTCTCTAAATTATGACCAACATCAATTCTAACCCTAATTGGTTAGCTAAATATATTGTCGCCCATTTGGTCGATGAACATCTGCGATTTCTTAAGCATCAATTCATCGGCATCTTGTTTGTTTGAAACAACATCTGAACGAATGAAACGGTGGGTTTTGATTTCACCATCGAATTCTTTCTCTATTCGCCCAGCAACACGGTATTGACCAGATTCTGCAATGGCATCTTGATAGATATTAAAGCCTTTATATTCGACTGGCTCAATCTCTACTTTTTGTTCGGTTTTTTCTTTGCCACCAAATAATCTAGAAAAGAATCCCACGTTTTTTACTCCTTAAATGACCGTACTAACCGTAAACTATCATGACTGTTTACGGTTCAACAACGGCTTTTCATACCATTGTAATTCTACGTCATCATCAAAATTGTGTTGACTAAATATAACCGGTACGTTGTCGTCACGTTCGCGTCTTCGATCATCAATAATCATGCTTTCTGCATTTTTGACCGCGATCTCACTATTGCGTTTATAAAGCACCAATTTATCTTCTGGCAATGCTGAAAGAAAATCGATATCAAAACGAATATAGATCGGTTTAAGCTGACCTAAAGCCAAACACGCAAGATCGGCCAATTGTTCGTTGGTATAACTAGACACATATTCTTCGGTAGCCAAAACATGACCCACCAGAGTTTCCATATAGTTATGTACATCAACACTAATTTGCATATCACACCTCCATTTGTTGCGGTTTTCTAGTCGCAGTCGCTTTTGAATTTACTTGAAACCATGAAATCCCTAAAAGCTCCCTGCCACTCAGTTATAGGTTTCACTGTCCATAGTTGAAACTAAGGGGCGTTATTTAATCTTACTATGACTTCATTACAGAACTTACATAACTCTATTATAAGTAATCATCAAGCCCTTTAGATGACAGCACCAACATAAAAGCAGCGGAGCAGATTTTGTTAAGTATCTATAACGACTAATTAATTTCTCATATATACTGTGTAGTTCGTTCTATGGTTAATAGCAACTCAAATACATATAAAAATGATTGCACCAATAGCGACCTATGACTATGTTTTTGCTCTAATTTAGGTAAAAAGCTTGGCAATCGCTTGTTTAACCGTATCCTACGCATATTATTAAATAATAAGATCATCAATATAGTTAGGCTCACCACATAAATGGCATCATCTTTTGTAACGTCGAGCATGTTTCGATTTTGCTTCCCTTTAGTCCTGTTAACCATTTTGTTCGCTGGTATGGACAACGTCATTCTCGTGACGGACTCAAATTTAGGGTTTGCTAGCAACCTTCCTTACATTTTACTGAGCGTTGCGGTTCTGCTATGCCACACATTCAGACAAGGTCGAATGGCGATGGTATCAGTGACCATGCTTGTCGCTTATCTAATAATCCAAGTGCGCTTACAGACACCTCTCAATACCGGCACTACACTATTAGAGCTTTCTTTACTTGCGGCATTAGTACCTGTCACTTGCTTACTTGTTTATGCCTTCCCTGATAATGGCGTAAACTCCAAGTCGATGCTTCTCTACTCCATCGTTCTCGTTCTGTTCATGGTGTGGGCACAATTAATCGTCTCTCACTTCCATGCCGGTGGTTTTGAATCGTGGAGTGAAGGTCTTCTGTTTATTGTAAGAGACTTCTCCAAGCTGCCTTTTGTTTTGGTGTTGTATAGCCTTTGTTTGCTTGGCCTTACTGCCATTCTAGTGTTGGTCTATAACCGCTCTATCGATGTTGTGGTTTATAGCGCTATCTTGCTTTCTTCTTGTACGTTCATCTTCTTTGACGTTCAGTACATCTCCAGCACCATGTTCTCGTTGTCAGGCACGTTGATCATCGTCTATGTGATGTCTGCCAGTCATGATATGGCCTTTAATGACCAACTAACTAACATCCCAGGTCGACACGCCTTAGAGGTTGATATGAAGCATTTAGGGCGTAAATTTTCGATGGCGATGGTCGATATCGATCACTTTAAGAAATTCAACGATACCTACGGACATGATATTGGAGACGATGTGTTAAAACTGGTGGCTCGTATCCTGAGAGAGACTACCGGTGGCGCGAAAGCTTATCGCTATGGGGGTGAAGAGTTCACAATTATCTTTAAAGGCAAACATTCGGAACAAGTTAAAGAGCACCTTCAAGCTCTGATTTCCGAAGTCCAAAACTACGACATGACGATTCGGAATAGCCAGGATCGCCCTGATGATCATGAAGTGGGTATGAAAAAGCGAGGTAAGAACGGAAAACCGTCGAAAGTAGTGAATGTTACGGTGAGTATTGGACTGTCCGATAGTACAACCACCAGACATCCTGAAGAAGTGTTGAAGCTTGCTGACAAGGCATTGTACAAAGCAAAAGAAACTGGGCGAAATAAGCTGTGTGTTGATAGTTAAAAATATTGAACGCTTAGGGAATTACATAACTATAGACGTTAATAATGGTCTGCCTTAATAACTATCACTTTCAAGTACAGCCCCATTAATTTGAGGCTATGCCGGCTGAACAAAAAATGAGAACTTAATCTTGGTTGAAGAAGATAACCAAGCTGCCACCTTTTAAGCTACTTCCATAGTTAATCGTAAAACCGATTCCCACGTTATCGACCCATTCATTGAACATGTTTGGGTTAAGCAACCAACCTACACTGCCCTCGTAGTATGACGTGGTGCCCATAGAAGCCACGGTATCACCACCAATATCAATTCTTTTAATACTCGAGTACATCGATGTGATGTTCTTATCCCAACGTACCAGATCATAGAAAACCTTGGCTTCGTTGGCGATATACCACCCCTCGGGATGACCAATATTACCGTTATTAGCTTCCCCCCAACCAACGCCATTAAAGTAATGCCAACTGGTACTCAGTTTGTACTTTCCCCAGTCATTCTTATCTTCGTAAGTCAGTTTGATTTTAGGCTCGATAATGTAAGCCCAAGCATCAGTATTTAAATACACACCATCCAGTTGGTCTTGGATAGGCTCAAGCAGTGAAGAGCGATATTCATAGTCATTACGGTAGTAAGAGATATGATTACCAATTGCTGCACTAAAACTCCAATATTCGTCTAACTGGGACACATTCGCGAATTCTACATAACCAGAAACAACCGACTCTTTTTGAAAATCGCTTTTGATTGTAGACGCGTACTCAACATCGTTCTCAATCCGTAACGCAGACAGGCGTAACGTCACCTCTTGATGATTGTCTTCAATATAACTTGATAATTCAAATGTATAAGGCAAGCTGAGGGAGGTGATATTTTGTCGACGACTCACCGAATCATTCGAACCAATATCTTCATTATCCAAACTAAATACTTTGTTGGGATCAAAGTTATTGATACCAAAAGTGAATACATCGGTGTCATTGAGCAATACACTAGTGGCGAAGCTCTGCTCTAAATCCTTTCGAAAAAGATCTGATAGCGAATTAGCATTAACAGTGGTCGGCAAAGCGGTAAAAATAAGTGGAACCGCTAGCGTCCAAGATGTGTTAGTCATAGAAAATGACTTTGAATGTGGCATTTCTTTTATCACTTAAAACACTTCCTAGCTGAAACGCTAATAGAAGTATAAATTTAAATATATAAAAGAGCTCGCCAACTAACGAGCAAGCTCCAAAATGTTGCGTTGTACAAAGGTATTCCGACCACTTTGCTTCGCTTGATAAAGCGCTTGATCGACCTTTTCGTAAATAGAGGCGATAGATTCCCCCCCTTCAGGCATAAATGACAATACACCTTGTGACGCTGTCACTCTGTCAGAGATGGTTGAGTATTCATGTGCATAGTTCATATCATAGAGCGCCTCTTTAATCCGAATCGCCTGCTGTTCAGCAGCATCACTATCGGTATCACTCAAGATAACAACAAACTCTTCACCGCCATAACGGCCTACAAATTCTCCCGCTCGAACAAACAGCTGTTTCAAGGCATTCGCAAGCGCTTGCAAGCATTTATCTCCTTGAATATGACCATAATTATCATTGTAAGGCTTAAAAAAGTCTACATCTAGAAGTATCACAGTCATGGATATACTACGTCTTCCGTGCCACGCTATGCTCTCTTCAAGCTTAGTATCCATATATCGACGATTATACAATTTAGTCAGACCATCTTCGTTGGCTTGCTGTTGCAGAAGGATGTTCAGTTCTTCGAGTTTGGCGGTACTCTGTTTTAACTCTCGCCTCATGTACGCAATACGTTGCATCGCAATTAGCTTAGAGTTTAAAACAACCTTGTTTACCGGTTTGATCAGGTAATCATCACCACCAGCATCAATGGCTTTGGCGATCATTTCAGGTTCTTCATGGCCACTTAGAAAGATAATAGGAACCCATTCTGGGAAACGTTCACGGACCTCGTTAGCCACTTCAAACCCGTCCATATCAGGCATACTTATATCAAGTAATACAAGCTCAGGATCAAAACCAGAATAAACGTTTAGGGCTTCTTTACCACTACCGACAGCTTCAACAATATGACCCAGTTGCTTGAGTCGAATGGCAAGTTGCATTCTGTCTAGCTGAACATCATCAACCAGCAATATGCGCATCGAAGATCCCTTTTCTATCATCACATCACCTTTATCTAGTGTTGAATATTCAAAGTAGCTCATTTTTGGGCTTAAATCATGCCCTAATCTCTATATTATATTGACTTTTTTACAGATCTTTTTAGCATTGTTTCTTTTTAAAGAGAAATACTATGTCAGACGCTACAAACAACGAACAACAAGAAATCGATTTAACCACTATCTCACCTGAGCTTCGTCAAGTTATCGAATTTGATGGCGTACCAAAAGAGATGCACTTTATGGTTACGTCTATTCACGAAGTGTCTGAAGAAGCAGTGCGCGAAGCTTGGGACAGCCTTCCAGCAAGCGCACAAAATGTTTTAGACAACTTCGAGCAGTTCCACGCTCTAATCTCAGTTAGCCAAGCTTTCGCTGGTGTAAACGTAATGGAAGAGTTCCCTACTCTTAAACTTCCAGAAGACATGACTGACGAAGAAAAAGAAGAGTACCGTGCTCAGCTGCTTGACCAAGTTCTACACAACTGTGTAAAAGACATGGTTAAACAAATCAAGAAAGCTCGTCGTGACGCAATCTTGAAACGTGATTTCAAAGAAGTTTTTACTAAGTAAGTCGCTAATCGCCTAAACTTAGGCTGAGCGTTAACAGTAATACTTGAGATTAAGCCGCATGTTACTTTAAACACGCGGCTTTTTTATATCCGCTACTTTCTGCTCGATGAGCGTTACGTCTGTTTGTTCTTGCTATGGTTGTTCATGTGACTACACAAACAATATGCCTTAGCACTCATAAAGTGTCGCGCAAAACTGGCACTTATACCGAATAAAAATGACGCATGTATCCATTCATGGAATCAAGATCGAATTTTATCCGTTCTAAAATAAAACAGGAAACGAAGTTCACCGTTAGTTCTGAATGAGTTATCGCGTTAGCTTAGTGCGTTACCGCGATATCTCTCTGAGCAACACTCACACCTTTAATTTGCGCGAAAACACGTTGGCCGATTTCTAGATTTAGTTCATTCAGTGCCCACGACGTAATGGTTGCCCATAGGTAGCATCCAGACTCTAACTCCAGTTCAACAGCCACACTCTGCTTATTCGTGCCTTGTTGATGCGTCTCTACGCTTTTAATGGTGACAGGAAGGATATTACGTATCGAAGTCCCTTTCGGCTGCTCTAGCGTGATAGAGACATCATTTGCCCTAACTTGCAGCCTCACTGTAGTACCAAGTTCACTCGACACTTTCTGAACCCATAATGACGTCGACTGACCTAACCTTAAGCGAGACAGCGCATAATCATCATTATGTTCTGCTAAAGTCGCTTCAAACAACGAGCTTTGCTCTGAGAAAGATTGCCAAGGTTGCATGGCTCTCGATGCCCAAACCTCTTCCGTCACGCCCGATGAAATAACTTTGCCTTGATCAATGATCACAAGGTGATTTGCCAAGCGCAAAATTTCATTGAGACTATGAGTGACATAGATAATCGGTATTTGCACGGTTTCAGATAAATTCTCCAGAAACGGCATCACTTCACGCTTGCGGGGCAAGTCGAGAGACGCCAAAGGCTCATCCATCAACAAAATGCTAGGCTTTGATAACAATGCGCGTCCGATCGCCACACGTTGCTTCTCACCGCCAGACAAACGAGCTGGATAGCGATCAAGCAATGAGCCCAAAGACAACAGTGAGACTATTTGCTCAAAGTGCGCTTTATCGACGCTTTTCATTCCGTACTTAAGATTTGCCGCCACCTTCATGTGTGGGAACAATCGTGACTCTTGGAACACATAACCGACGTTGCGTTTGTGAGTCGGCAGGTTAATGCCTTTATCACTGTCGAACAAGATGGTTCCCGATACGCTAATCAAGCCCTTATCTGGCTGTTTGAGACCACTAATCGCATTGATAAGGGATGTTTTACCTGCACCAGAACGACCGAAAATTGCAGTAATACCACTACTTGGTAACTCCAAGTCAATATCAAAGAACGTTTCACCAAGTTGTTGCTGATATTGGAGGATCAAAGCACTCATGCATTACCTCCTAAGCGTTGTGCCGACTTTTTGTTTAGCCACTCAGAGAGCATCAATGAACCCAGCGCTATCACTATAGAGATGACACACAAACGCGCGGCTTCCATTTCAGCACCAGGGGTTTCGATAAAGGTATACATGGCCAATGGAATGGTTTGAGTTTCACCGGGAATATTTGAAACAAAGCTGATGGTCGCACCAAACTCACCTAGGCTTCTTGCGAATGAAAGCATGGTGCCAGTAATGATCCCTGGGATCATTAAGGGCAAAGTGATCGTAAAAAATACACGAAGAGGTGAAGCGCCCAATGTAGCAGCGGCCTCTTCAAGCTTACTGTCGACGGTTTCTAGGCTCAATCGGATAGAGCGAACCATCAGCGGCAACGCCACAACCACGCAAGCGAGTGCCGCACCTTTCCAACTAAAGCTGAATACAATACCAAACACATCATTGAGCCACGAGCCGATGATGCCTTGCCTACCCATCATCACTAACAGTAAATAGCCAATGACCACAGGGGGAAGTACCAAAGGCAAATGGACAATACTCTCAACAATGCTTTTACCAACAAATTGTTTCTTAGCGAGCAACCACGCCAAGCCAATGCCGATCGGAATAAGCCATAAGATGGCAAACCCAGCGACTTTCAAACTCAGCATTAAGGCTTGGTATTCGTATTCAGATAAATACATCATTTAACGCACTTCAAATCCAAAACTGTTCAAGGTGTCTTTCGCTTTTTCGCTATTGAGGAAAGTATAGAACTCTTCTGCAACGACTTTATCGCTCAACTTCGCTACAGGGTAACGTATTGGTGTATGTAAATCTGTTGGGAACGTCGATACCAGGTTTACTTCCTTAGAAAGCAACGCATCCGTTTTGTAGACAATGCCAAGTTTTGCTTCACTACGCTCTACCAAGGCTAACGCCATACGAACGTTGTTACTTGGTGCTAATCGATCCTTCACATCGTCCCATACATCCAAGTTTTCTAACGCTTCTTTTGCGTAAATACCAGCAGGAACCGACATGGTGTTGCCAACCGCAAGTCTTTCATTATCAAGAAGTTCAGACCACTGTTCACCTTTTGAAATATCAAATGAAATTGAATATTCCTTTGGAGAGATTAGCACAAGCTCGTTCTCACATAGATTTGTGACATTGTCACTAGAAACATAGTTTCGATCGACTAGATGAGTCATCCACTTTTCATTTGCCGAGATAAATATGTCAGCTGGCGCACCTCTTTCGATCTGTCGCACCAATGAAGATGTGCTGGCATAGACAGGAATAACATCAACAGAATGGTTTTTCTCAAACTCTTCAACTAACAGATTAACCGCATTGGTCATCGATGATGCCGCATAAACACGTAGTTTCTCGGTAGCCAAAGCATGAGTGGAACTCAACGAAGTGGTTAACGCTACCGCTAAAAGAGTGACTAGTTTTTTCATTGCTCTCACTTATCTGTTGTTCTTTTGATATCTAGACCAGTTTGTTTCAACTCAGGCCAAAGCAGGTCAAGATTTAAGTGCTCTTCGATGGCGTCCGCGATTCTATTAATACCCAACTCTTTCAGTTGTTCGTGGTCAATCGATGCTACTTCATTAGCCCCTGCCCATTCACAAATCAGTGATAGCGC from Vibrio gigantis harbors:
- a CDS encoding HlyU family transcriptional regulator; the protein is MGFFSRLFGGKEKTEQKVEIEPVEYKGFNIYQDAIAESGQYRVAGRIEKEFDGEIKTHRFIRSDVVSNKQDADELMLKKSQMFIDQMGDNIFS
- a CDS encoding late competence development ComFB family protein encodes the protein MQISVDVHNYMETLVGHVLATEEYVSSYTNEQLADLACLALGQLKPIYIRFDIDFLSALPEDKLVLYKRNSEIAVKNAESMIIDDRRRERDDNVPVIFSQHNFDDDVELQWYEKPLLNRKQS
- a CDS encoding GGDEF domain-containing protein: MASSFVTSSMFRFCFPLVLLTILFAGMDNVILVTDSNLGFASNLPYILLSVAVLLCHTFRQGRMAMVSVTMLVAYLIIQVRLQTPLNTGTTLLELSLLAALVPVTCLLVYAFPDNGVNSKSMLLYSIVLVLFMVWAQLIVSHFHAGGFESWSEGLLFIVRDFSKLPFVLVLYSLCLLGLTAILVLVYNRSIDVVVYSAILLSSCTFIFFDVQYISSTMFSLSGTLIIVYVMSASHDMAFNDQLTNIPGRHALEVDMKHLGRKFSMAMVDIDHFKKFNDTYGHDIGDDVLKLVARILRETTGGAKAYRYGGEEFTIIFKGKHSEQVKEHLQALISEVQNYDMTIRNSQDRPDDHEVGMKKRGKNGKPSKVVNVTVSIGLSDSTTTRHPEEVLKLADKALYKAKETGRNKLCVDS
- a CDS encoding Solitary outer membrane autotransporter beta-barrel domain, with translation MPHSKSFSMTNTSWTLAVPLIFTALPTTVNANSLSDLFRKDLEQSFATSVLLNDTDVFTFGINNFDPNKVFSLDNEDIGSNDSVSRRQNITSLSLPYTFELSSYIEDNHQEVTLRLSALRIENDVEYASTIKSDFQKESVVSGYVEFANVSQLDEYWSFSAAIGNHISYYRNDYEYRSSLLEPIQDQLDGVYLNTDAWAYIIEPKIKLTYEDKNDWGKYKLSTSWHYFNGVGWGEANNGNIGHPEGWYIANEAKVFYDLVRWDKNITSMYSSIKRIDIGGDTVASMGTTSYYEGSVGWLLNPNMFNEWVDNVGIGFTINYGSSLKGGSLVIFFNQD
- a CDS encoding diguanylate cyclase gives rise to the protein MIEKGSSMRILLVDDVQLDRMQLAIRLKQLGHIVEAVGSGKEALNVYSGFDPELVLLDISMPDMDGFEVANEVRERFPEWVPIIFLSGHEEPEMIAKAIDAGGDDYLIKPVNKVVLNSKLIAMQRIAYMRRELKQSTAKLEELNILLQQQANEDGLTKLYNRRYMDTKLEESIAWHGRRSISMTVILLDVDFFKPYNDNYGHIQGDKCLQALANALKQLFVRAGEFVGRYGGEEFVVILSDTDSDAAEQQAIRIKEALYDMNYAHEYSTISDRVTASQGVLSFMPEGGESIASIYEKVDQALYQAKQSGRNTFVQRNILELAR
- a CDS encoding DUF3069 domain-containing protein, with amino-acid sequence MSDATNNEQQEIDLTTISPELRQVIEFDGVPKEMHFMVTSIHEVSEEAVREAWDSLPASAQNVLDNFEQFHALISVSQAFAGVNVMEEFPTLKLPEDMTDEEKEEYRAQLLDQVLHNCVKDMVKQIKKARRDAILKRDFKEVFTK
- the modC gene encoding molybdenum ABC transporter ATP-binding protein ModC; the protein is MSALILQYQQQLGETFFDIDLELPSSGITAIFGRSGAGKTSLINAISGLKQPDKGLISVSGTILFDSDKGINLPTHKRNVGYVFQESRLFPHMKVAANLKYGMKSVDKAHFEQIVSLLSLGSLLDRYPARLSGGEKQRVAIGRALLSKPSILLMDEPLASLDLPRKREVMPFLENLSETVQIPIIYVTHSLNEILRLANHLVIIDQGKVISSGVTEEVWASRAMQPWQSFSEQSSLFEATLAEHNDDYALSRLRLGQSTSLWVQKVSSELGTTVRLQVRANDVSITLEQPKGTSIRNILPVTIKSVETHQQGTNKQSVAVELELESGCYLWATITSWALNELNLEIGQRVFAQIKGVSVAQRDIAVTH
- the modB gene encoding molybdate ABC transporter permease subunit, whose translation is MMYLSEYEYQALMLSLKVAGFAILWLIPIGIGLAWLLAKKQFVGKSIVESIVHLPLVLPPVVIGYLLLVMMGRQGIIGSWLNDVFGIVFSFSWKGAALACVVVALPLMVRSIRLSLETVDSKLEEAAATLGASPLRVFFTITLPLMIPGIITGTMLSFARSLGEFGATISFVSNIPGETQTIPLAMYTFIETPGAEMEAARLCVISIVIALGSLMLSEWLNKKSAQRLGGNA
- the modA gene encoding molybdate ABC transporter substrate-binding protein — translated: MKKLVTLLAVALTTSLSSTHALATEKLRVYAASSMTNAVNLLVEEFEKNHSVDVIPVYASTSSLVRQIERGAPADIFISANEKWMTHLVDRNYVSSDNVTNLCENELVLISPKEYSISFDISKGEQWSELLDNERLAVGNTMSVPAGIYAKEALENLDVWDDVKDRLAPSNNVRMALALVERSEAKLGIVYKTDALLSKEVNLVSTFPTDLHTPIRYPVAKLSDKVVAEEFYTFLNSEKAKDTLNSFGFEVR